In [Leptolyngbya] sp. PCC 7376, a genomic segment contains:
- a CDS encoding SGNH/GDSL hydrolase family protein, with protein sequence MSRRKTSRPRLAPWLHEAVRQAIPLGSHVHLRVRLRGNTLHLLCETNCPTEKEEIAGAIMQAIRSSKPPLVLLTPEPSDPIYRLIVYGRLEGTENSLWVNSINILELLEEPQIIAPNDTEQLLVTYQSLARSGAPEAIARYLSDCFSHLGVGIQADVQTYPATKSEPESKRLWITCQCDYSPEYALLTEPLVQELRELQIDGFRDGVIRCQIRGEQKPEWLLWVDLTPPQTMLRDWGRWGDTQAIAHLLNQGMVAHGIAVKVSQKNETLHVFCYPIDPLEDEGLNKQTALQVAIPILEDLAPQGQMSATIYGTLSDDTKPLWVEWLPLAAQDIEKLQTSPQDLAKQGNLDALLFLMQRLLNPHLSDRLATGGIRVKLFTKGKILHVMTEAIACPTKDQVVETLIPFFKELDSPQIEGIRLYGRRSGQVKAVWQHRIDLVEVPAAFKENLGEGITEDELLDSTTAISPEELRQQQYAPTVLEELSQTLRTVLCATKLWTPEQNISSPVLSKQYQQPSNVPLLTDKGVRVALVWGFLGLLLTVQIDWLTGQWLQNNAPEEPDFAAASELDIALSQPIDFEEVEFPDLSLQKSEFLDQETAGFTAAGTTELTLAPKTELAKLTTAPKAIAPPDKAEHPSFNSPMLDEKLALYQKRVQENGVPDILIVGSSRALRGLDPFALQTALVKQGYPKLDIFNFGLNGATVQVFDLLLRQIIPADQLPQMIIWADGSRAFNSGRKDITFDIITQSEGFQKLQDGTFPNLFIRKDEAIATDTEAEAQEPFDLDREANQFLAELSVVYEQKETLKTNLIEQVFPQFDALEPLNAVELPEGDSIENEVRTLEVQGETINLDGFLALSRQFEPDYYYRYHPRVTGYYDNDYSEFNLEGEQHQAFTELLRYLAAHQVNLVVINQPLTDQYLDPVREEYEATFRNYMDQISTQKNLAFLDFVSKENWQQRYKYFSDPSHLNRFGASQVARQLAKDPMLQWPIQANYQDTESVPE encoded by the coding sequence GTGTCACGCCGAAAAACCAGTCGCCCCCGTCTTGCCCCGTGGCTCCACGAGGCAGTGCGTCAAGCGATTCCCCTCGGTAGTCATGTTCATCTCCGGGTACGGTTGCGGGGAAATACGCTGCATTTGCTCTGCGAAACGAATTGCCCCACGGAAAAGGAAGAGATTGCTGGGGCAATTATGCAGGCAATTCGATCAAGTAAACCGCCCCTGGTTTTATTAACGCCAGAACCCAGTGACCCAATTTATCGACTCATTGTTTATGGTCGGCTGGAAGGGACAGAAAATAGTCTCTGGGTAAATTCGATCAATATTTTAGAGCTGCTCGAAGAACCGCAAATTATTGCGCCCAACGATACTGAACAGCTTCTTGTTACCTATCAAAGTTTGGCGCGTTCTGGGGCTCCGGAGGCGATCGCCCGGTATTTGAGCGATTGTTTTAGCCATTTGGGTGTGGGAATTCAGGCTGATGTGCAGACCTATCCCGCAACAAAATCTGAGCCTGAATCAAAACGTCTGTGGATTACTTGTCAGTGTGATTACAGTCCGGAATATGCGCTGCTCACAGAGCCTTTGGTGCAGGAGCTGCGAGAACTCCAAATCGATGGTTTTCGGGATGGCGTTATTCGCTGTCAAATTCGTGGTGAACAAAAACCAGAATGGTTACTCTGGGTTGATCTAACGCCACCCCAAACGATGCTGCGGGACTGGGGACGTTGGGGGGATACCCAGGCGATCGCCCACCTCTTAAATCAGGGAATGGTTGCCCATGGCATTGCGGTCAAAGTTTCCCAGAAAAACGAAACCCTCCATGTTTTTTGTTACCCAATTGATCCCCTAGAAGACGAAGGACTTAATAAACAAACAGCCCTGCAAGTTGCAATTCCGATCCTGGAAGATTTAGCTCCTCAGGGGCAAATGTCCGCGACGATTTACGGCACGCTCAGCGATGATACCAAGCCGCTATGGGTTGAATGGTTACCTCTCGCCGCTCAGGATATTGAGAAGTTACAGACCTCCCCTCAAGATCTTGCAAAACAAGGCAATTTAGATGCGCTGTTGTTCTTAATGCAACGGTTGCTCAATCCTCATCTTTCTGACCGTTTGGCCACTGGTGGCATTCGCGTCAAACTCTTTACGAAGGGCAAAATCCTCCATGTAATGACCGAGGCGATCGCCTGCCCAACGAAAGATCAAGTTGTTGAAACCTTGATCCCCTTCTTTAAGGAATTAGACAGTCCGCAGATCGAGGGGATTCGTCTCTATGGCCGTCGTTCCGGTCAGGTTAAAGCCGTTTGGCAACACCGCATTGATTTAGTCGAAGTACCAGCTGCCTTTAAGGAAAATCTTGGTGAGGGTATTACTGAAGATGAGTTGTTGGATAGTACAACTGCCATTAGCCCAGAAGAATTACGCCAACAGCAATACGCGCCTACTGTTCTTGAAGAGCTAAGCCAAACGCTCCGAACAGTTCTCTGTGCAACAAAGCTCTGGACACCAGAACAAAATATTTCTAGCCCTGTACTGAGTAAGCAATATCAACAACCTTCAAACGTCCCTTTATTAACGGATAAAGGTGTTCGAGTTGCATTAGTTTGGGGTTTCCTAGGATTGCTTCTCACCGTCCAAATCGATTGGCTAACAGGACAATGGTTGCAAAATAATGCTCCAGAAGAACCTGATTTTGCGGCCGCTTCCGAATTGGATATTGCTCTCAGCCAACCCATTGACTTTGAAGAGGTTGAGTTTCCTGATTTGTCGCTCCAGAAATCAGAGTTTCTAGACCAAGAGACAGCTGGGTTTACGGCTGCTGGCACAACAGAATTGACTTTGGCTCCGAAAACAGAACTTGCAAAACTAACAACAGCACCCAAGGCGATCGCCCCACCAGATAAAGCTGAGCATCCGTCTTTTAATAGTCCGATGTTGGATGAAAAACTGGCCCTCTACCAAAAACGGGTACAAGAAAATGGTGTGCCGGATATTTTGATTGTTGGAAGTTCTCGGGCATTGCGGGGACTCGATCCCTTTGCATTACAGACAGCGCTGGTAAAACAGGGTTATCCAAAGCTCGATATTTTTAACTTTGGATTAAATGGTGCGACTGTCCAGGTTTTTGACTTATTGTTGCGACAAATTATCCCCGCCGATCAGCTCCCTCAAATGATTATTTGGGCTGATGGCTCCCGTGCCTTCAATAGTGGTCGCAAAGATATTACCTTTGACATCATCACCCAGTCCGAGGGCTTCCAAAAATTACAAGATGGCACTTTCCCTAATCTCTTTATTCGAAAAGATGAGGCGATCGCCACTGATACGGAAGCTGAAGCACAAGAACCGTTTGACCTGGATCGAGAAGCAAACCAATTTTTAGCGGAACTCTCCGTTGTTTACGAACAAAAAGAAACGTTAAAAACAAATCTCATCGAGCAAGTCTTCCCGCAATTTGACGCCCTTGAGCCGCTAAATGCTGTGGAATTACCGGAAGGAGACTCGATCGAAAATGAAGTTCGTACTCTCGAAGTTCAAGGCGAAACCATTAACCTCGATGGCTTCCTTGCTTTATCTCGTCAGTTTGAACCTGATTATTACTATCGTTATCATCCTCGAGTGACAGGCTATTACGATAACGATTATTCAGAATTCAACCTCGAAGGTGAACAGCACCAAGCCTTTACCGAGTTATTGCGTTATTTAGCAGCACATCAAGTCAATTTGGTCGTCATTAATCAGCCTCTAACGGATCAATACCTTGACCCAGTCCGCGAAGAATACGAAGCAACTTTCCGGAATTACATGGATCAAATTTCAACTCAGAAAAATCTAGCTTTTCTAGATTTTGTCAGTAAAGAAAATTGGCAACAGCGCTATAAATATTTCTCTGACCCTAGTCACCTGAACCGTTTTGGAGCATCTCAAGTCGCACGACAGTTAGCCAAAGATCCAATGTTGCAGTGGCCAATACAAGCGAATTATCAGGATACAGAGTCCGTCCCAGAATAA